One Chordicoccus furentiruminis DNA window includes the following coding sequences:
- a CDS encoding nitroreductase family protein, with protein sequence MELKEAMNIRKSIRSYTGEQISGEQLNSILTAAYEAPVGMGKYDSIHFTIITNPDLLGEIDTCAAKFFGNPSMHPLYGAPMLIVISSNGEGNVASANVGFILQNMALAAVGEGVGQCDIYGAVAAMNQNQKLLDKLDLPEGFVPLGALAVGKTSESYSKREIPDAHRFAANEIK encoded by the coding sequence ATGGAACTGAAAGAAGCCATGAATATCCGTAAATCCATCCGTTCTTATACAGGAGAGCAGATCTCAGGAGAGCAGCTGAATTCGATCCTGACGGCGGCATATGAGGCGCCGGTCGGAATGGGAAAGTATGACAGCATTCATTTCACTATTATCACAAATCCTGATCTGCTTGGTGAAATCGACACATGTGCCGCAAAGTTCTTCGGCAATCCGTCTATGCATCCTTTGTATGGCGCTCCGATGCTGATTGTCATCTCTTCAAACGGCGAGGGAAATGTCGCCAGCGCAAATGTCGGCTTTATTCTCCAGAACATGGCTCTTGCAGCCGTCGGGGAAGGTGTCGGCCAATGCGATATATACGGTGCGGTTGCCGCGATGAACCAAAACCAGAAGCTTCTGGACAAGCTTGATCTTCCTGAAGGATTTGTTCCTCTGGGCGCGCTTGCGGTCGGAAAAACTTCTGAGTCCTATTCAAAGCGCGAGATTCCGGACGCACACAGATTTGCGGCAAACGAAATAAAGTAA
- a CDS encoding Mu transposase domain-containing protein — protein sequence MAVAILPTVPSTEDFCFLSVISDKKHKPSAEGNVGHVSTWIIAALRDEQFFSLAGLNKAIQEKLKAYNDRKFQKKEGSRSSLFREEELPRLAKLPATPYETAEWKQATVQYNYHISIGKMLYSVPYAYIGKKVDVRVTESMIEVFYKQDRIASHRRLKGRPGQYSTVPEHMPPDHQKYLEWDGDRFRKWAIKIGSNTKRTIDAILSSKAVEQQAYRACMALLKLEKRYSAESLESACAKALAFNPSPSYKSVCNILAAENTLLQQKQTAQTKATPLQNPYGITRGAKYYGGENHVE from the coding sequence ATGGCGGTGGCAATCTTACCGACCGTGCCTTCTACGGAAGACTTCTGCTTCTTATCGGTAATTTCTGATAAGAAGCACAAACCAAGCGCTGAAGGCAATGTCGGCCATGTATCGACCTGGATCATTGCCGCCCTGCGTGACGAACAGTTCTTTTCTCTTGCGGGACTCAACAAGGCGATTCAGGAAAAACTGAAAGCCTACAATGACCGGAAGTTCCAGAAAAAAGAGGGCAGCCGGTCAAGCCTCTTCCGCGAAGAAGAACTGCCACGCCTGGCAAAGCTCCCAGCCACCCCATATGAAACCGCCGAATGGAAACAAGCGACAGTCCAGTACAATTATCACATAAGCATAGGGAAAATGCTATATTCCGTGCCTTATGCGTACATCGGCAAGAAGGTCGATGTCAGAGTGACTGAATCGATGATTGAGGTCTTTTACAAACAGGATCGTATCGCCTCTCACAGGAGGCTGAAAGGGCGTCCTGGCCAGTACAGTACCGTGCCGGAACACATGCCTCCTGATCACCAGAAGTACCTGGAATGGGACGGCGACCGGTTCCGCAAATGGGCCATAAAGATTGGAAGCAATACAAAACGTACCATTGATGCAATCCTTTCTTCAAAAGCAGTTGAACAGCAGGCTTATCGTGCTTGTATGGCTCTACTGAAGCTGGAAAAGCGTTATTCGGCAGAGTCCTTGGAAAGCGCCTGTGCAAAGGCTCTGGCATTCAATCCGAGCCCAAGCTATAAATCTGTATGCAACATCCTTGCTGCTGAAAATACGCTTTTACAGCAGAAGCAGACAGCTCAGACAAAGGCTACACCTCTACAGAATCCTTATGGGATAACCAGAGGAGCAAAGTACTACGGAGGTGAAAACCATGTCGAATGA
- a CDS encoding DUF5655 domain-containing protein, translating to MALSFRLESGPYCPTLTAPFDSERIALKTEPYSGRWTHHIVVSSPEELDEELLSWIKTAYTFADAK from the coding sequence ATGGCCCTTTCTTTCCGACTCGAGAGTGGCCCTTATTGCCCGACCCTAACAGCTCCTTTTGATTCGGAACGAATTGCGTTAAAGACGGAACCATATTCGGGAAGATGGACGCATCATATTGTTGTCAGCTCGCCGGAGGAGCTGGATGAAGAATTGCTTTCATGGATAAAAACTGCCTATACTTTTGCAGATGCAAAGTGA
- a CDS encoding DNA-3-methyladenine glycosylase I produces the protein MGYCTWAGMNEANQIYHDTEWGIPVHDDRQMFEHLTLECLQCGLSWDLMLKKREIFRECFCNFEYDRIAEFGDEDVERILNTEGMIRSPRKVQAVINNARCYQRVREEFGSFCDYIWGYSGGKTILYLGHDKGPIPVSNGLSDRISKDLKKRGFKYVGAVTIYSHLQACGVICDHDPECPCYQKIVAAHSTVRKRRDKEVL, from the coding sequence ACTTGGGCCGGAATGAATGAGGCCAATCAGATTTATCATGATACGGAATGGGGAATCCCTGTCCACGATGACCGGCAGATGTTTGAGCATCTGACGCTGGAATGCCTTCAGTGCGGTCTTTCCTGGGATCTGATGCTGAAGAAGAGGGAAATCTTCCGTGAATGCTTCTGCAACTTCGAGTATGATCGTATTGCTGAGTTCGGCGATGAAGATGTAGAACGTATCCTGAATACAGAAGGGATGATCCGATCACCCCGCAAGGTACAGGCTGTTATCAATAACGCCCGGTGTTATCAGAGAGTGCGGGAGGAGTTCGGAAGCTTCTGTGATTACATCTGGGGATACTCCGGGGGAAAGACGATTCTCTATCTGGGCCATGATAAGGGGCCGATTCCGGTGAGCAATGGACTGTCAGACAGAATAAGTAAGGACCTCAAGAAGCGAGGCTTCAAATACGTGGGTGCTGTCACGATCTATTCCCATCTGCAGGCCTGCGGCGTCATCTGTGACCATGATCCGGAATGCCCTTGTTATCAGAAGATTGTTGCTGCGCATTCAACTGTACGGAAACGCAGGGACAAGGAGGTGCTCTGA
- a CDS encoding MATE family efflux transporter: MRTKTSLGRLVRMVMTIALPVAFQNVLSTTGSMVDTIMLGRLGENQVAAVGLCAQFTSLMFSGYWGFVGGGMLFISQYWGEGNGDGIRKSYGIMLSFLGLVAGVFTVLALTRPGWVMSIYTGSPEIRGIGEEYLRVVGWSYPFMILAVGMSALLRSTERVKIPLAGGIAAVVTNCVCNYILIFGKLGFPALGAKGAAYGTVLSGIVNVLVIAVTARVRNVPYLLDVTRHFRWDPRLLRLYLAKSFPIIMNEVMIGVGNMMINIVLGHQINQAIAATAVFRTLEGIVIGFFSGFSSAATVLVGKEVGAGYHEDAFDRAYRIIYICQVMTLIVCSALVAVHVPLLHVMGLKGESFRLATGMLLIYTVAGAVRMGNWAMNDTYRAAGDPAFGSLLEICFMFAMVQPAIHLANDVFHAPFLLVFALCYSDELVRYVIMQRHMYSRKWIRPVSEAGRATIRAFREKYHVPMY; this comes from the coding sequence ATGAGAACAAAGACGTCACTGGGAAGACTGGTCCGGATGGTGATGACGATTGCGCTGCCGGTTGCATTTCAGAATGTGCTTTCGACTACGGGAAGCATGGTGGATACGATCATGCTGGGCCGGCTTGGGGAGAATCAGGTTGCCGCGGTCGGCCTCTGCGCCCAGTTTACCTCTCTGATGTTCTCAGGGTACTGGGGCTTTGTGGGGGGCGGCATGCTTTTTATCTCGCAGTACTGGGGTGAGGGGAACGGAGACGGAATCCGGAAGTCCTACGGGATCATGCTGTCGTTCCTTGGCCTTGTCGCCGGCGTTTTCACGGTGCTCGCGCTGACACGGCCGGGATGGGTGATGTCCATCTATACCGGTTCGCCTGAGATCCGGGGAATCGGAGAAGAATACCTGAGGGTTGTGGGATGGTCCTATCCGTTTATGATTCTGGCGGTGGGCATGTCCGCGCTGCTCCGGTCCACCGAGCGCGTGAAGATCCCGCTGGCAGGCGGCATCGCAGCCGTGGTTACGAACTGCGTCTGCAATTACATTCTGATTTTCGGTAAGCTTGGGTTTCCGGCCTTGGGAGCGAAAGGCGCGGCGTACGGAACGGTTTTGTCCGGCATCGTCAATGTGCTGGTGATCGCGGTGACGGCACGTGTCCGAAACGTGCCGTATCTGCTGGACGTCACAAGACATTTCCGGTGGGATCCGCGTCTTCTGAGGCTGTACCTTGCGAAGAGCTTTCCGATCATCATGAATGAGGTGATGATCGGCGTCGGCAACATGATGATCAACATCGTGCTCGGACACCAGATCAATCAGGCGATCGCCGCCACTGCGGTCTTCAGAACGCTGGAGGGGATCGTGATCGGATTCTTCTCCGGCTTCTCCTCCGCGGCTACGGTACTGGTCGGCAAGGAAGTCGGAGCGGGGTATCATGAGGACGCGTTCGACCGGGCGTATCGGATCATCTATATCTGTCAGGTCATGACGCTGATCGTCTGCAGTGCTTTGGTAGCGGTGCATGTCCCTCTGCTTCATGTCATGGGACTGAAAGGGGAATCTTTCCGGCTGGCAACGGGCATGCTGCTGATCTATACGGTCGCGGGCGCGGTCCGGATGGGAAACTGGGCGATGAACGATACTTATCGCGCGGCGGGCGATCCGGCGTTCGGCTCTCTTCTGGAGATTTGCTTTATGTTTGCGATGGTTCAGCCGGCGATCCATCTCGCCAATGATGTCTTTCACGCGCCCTTCCTTCTGGTATTCGCTCTCTGCTATTCGGATGAGCTGGTGCGCTATGTTATTATGCAGCGGCATATGTATTCGCGGAAGTGGATCCGTCCTGTCTCCGAGGCGGGAAGGGCGACGATCCGGGCATTCCGGGAAAAATATCATGTTCCGATGTACTGA
- a CDS encoding GNAT family N-acetyltransferase translates to MLETERLILRRWEESDAESLYQYAKDPDVGPIAGWPPHQSVDESLDVIRNVFNGREAYAICLKTDNKAIGAIELKLNGHTDMTERDDECELGYWLGKPFWGQGIVPEAAREMLRHAFEDIGMQKVWCGYYEGNLKSKRVQEKCGFRYQWTTEGVDVPLMHETRTGHVNLMTKDNWLWQKLYEAAKSVQNGRKISDYVEAGGVAAAILSASGRIYTGVCVDTCSTLGICAERNAIFNMLTNGEQDICKVLAVMSNGKTGAPCGACRELMVQLMPTTYKDIEIMLDYEQDKVVTLGELTPEWWIG, encoded by the coding sequence ATGCTGGAAACCGAAAGACTGATCCTGCGCCGCTGGGAAGAGAGTGACGCGGAGAGCTTATATCAATATGCAAAGGATCCGGACGTCGGTCCGATCGCCGGATGGCCGCCACACCAAAGTGTGGATGAGAGTCTGGATGTGATCCGGAATGTATTTAACGGCCGGGAAGCGTATGCTATCTGTCTGAAAACGGACAACAAAGCAATCGGTGCGATCGAACTTAAACTGAACGGCCACACGGATATGACAGAACGTGACGATGAGTGTGAGCTTGGCTATTGGCTGGGCAAGCCGTTCTGGGGACAGGGGATTGTACCGGAGGCTGCCCGGGAGATGCTGCGACATGCCTTCGAGGATATCGGCATGCAAAAGGTCTGGTGCGGCTACTATGAAGGCAACCTCAAGTCAAAACGGGTGCAGGAGAAATGCGGATTCCGTTATCAGTGGACCACGGAAGGTGTCGATGTACCGCTCATGCACGAGACGCGGACAGGGCATGTCAATCTGATGACGAAGGATAACTGGCTCTGGCAAAAGCTCTATGAAGCAGCTAAGTCTGTGCAGAACGGCAGGAAGATTTCAGATTATGTCGAGGCAGGCGGCGTGGCTGCGGCCATCCTCTCTGCATCAGGAAGGATTTATACCGGAGTGTGTGTAGATACCTGCTCGACCCTCGGCATATGTGCGGAGCGCAACGCTATTTTCAACATGCTGACCAACGGGGAACAGGACATCTGCAAGGTGCTGGCTGTTATGTCAAACGGCAAGACCGGTGCACCCTGCGGGGCTTGTAGGGAGCTGATGGTACAGCTGATGCCGACGACATACAAAGACATCGAAATCATGTTGGATTATGAACAGGATAAAGTGGTGACACTCGGGGAACTGACGCCGGAGTGGTGGATCGGATAG
- a CDS encoding GNAT family N-acetyltransferase yields MEYRKTITLKDGRICILRNGTVEDGKAVLDNFILTHEQTDNLLSYPDESDITAEQEAQFLKSKSESACEIEILAEVEGVVAGLAGIDQVGSKYKIRHRADFGISVDQAYWGLGIGRALLEACIECAKKAGYEQMELNVVAENSRAIDMYEKAGFVEFGRNPRGFKSRMSGYQELVYMRLEL; encoded by the coding sequence TTGGAATACAGGAAGACAATCACATTGAAAGACGGCAGGATCTGCATCCTGCGCAATGGGACGGTAGAGGATGGGAAGGCTGTCCTGGATAATTTCATCCTGACACACGAGCAGACGGACAATCTGCTTTCCTATCCGGACGAATCGGACATTACTGCGGAACAGGAGGCTCAGTTCCTGAAAAGCAAGTCAGAAAGCGCCTGCGAAATTGAGATACTGGCGGAAGTGGAGGGTGTTGTTGCCGGTCTGGCCGGGATCGACCAGGTGGGCAGCAAATACAAGATCCGTCACAGAGCTGATTTCGGAATCAGTGTAGATCAGGCATACTGGGGACTTGGGATAGGTCGGGCCCTTCTGGAAGCCTGTATCGAATGCGCGAAAAAGGCCGGATATGAGCAGATGGAACTGAATGTGGTTGCTGAGAACAGCAGGGCAATCGACATGTATGAAAAAGCCGGCTTTGTAGAATTCGGAAGGAACCCGAGAGGTTTCAAATCCCGCATGTCGGGATATCAGGAACTTGTGTATATGAGACTGGAATTGTGA
- a CDS encoding Mu transposase domain-containing protein: MLQEEREFLRPLPDVPYEIAEWVYGRAVNLDFHVVYKKNRYSCPYQYAKKKVDLKVTDRFVELYYKGERLTTHNRFPDYRKNKYSTHPEDMPPAFRNIVQWDDERIRNWASSVGKSTRQVIDRIFSSVSIKEQGYNPCLAVLRLSRTYTDARLETACELAISRGIKVPRYHHLKAILTANQDITYKEQLESGSTADDSSMGYLRGSDYYRKGGDPDAE; encoded by the coding sequence GTGCTTCAGGAAGAAAGGGAATTCCTTCGTCCGCTCCCGGATGTCCCTTACGAGATCGCCGAGTGGGTCTATGGCCGGGCTGTAAACCTCGACTTCCATGTCGTGTACAAGAAGAACCGGTATTCCTGTCCGTATCAGTACGCGAAAAAGAAGGTGGATTTGAAGGTCACAGATCGTTTTGTGGAGCTCTATTACAAAGGAGAACGCCTGACAACACACAACCGTTTTCCGGACTATAGGAAGAACAAGTACTCCACACATCCGGAAGACATGCCGCCTGCCTTTCGTAACATCGTCCAGTGGGATGACGAGCGGATCCGAAACTGGGCGAGCTCGGTCGGTAAGTCTACCCGGCAGGTCATCGACCGGATCTTCAGCAGTGTCAGTATAAAAGAACAGGGCTATAATCCCTGTCTCGCCGTTCTCCGCCTCAGCAGGACGTATACAGATGCCCGTCTGGAAACTGCCTGTGAGCTTGCCATCAGCAGGGGGATTAAGGTGCCCCGTTACCACCACCTTAAAGCAATCCTGACAGCGAATCAAGACATCACTTATAAAGAACAGCTGGAATCCGGATCTACCGCTGACGACTCCTCCATGGGTTATCTGCGCGGCAGCGACTACTACCGGAAGGGAGGTGATCCGGATGCTGAATGA
- the istB gene encoding IS21-like element helper ATPase IstB, with the protein MSNESTINKLVEMHMTPMADAFRAQLRDPSIREISFEDRFALMVDAEYNSRKTNRLKRLIMDASFDQPEAYIGDINYVSGRKLDRDLIGRLAGCEYITDNRNIFITGATGCGKTYLACALGMEACKQYYKTLYVRLPDLLIELAEARRTDTYEKAIKKYSKPALLIIDEWLLLPLTQEQQPDIFEILSKRYHRKSTVFCSQYKEEGWYQQLGGSDAPLTDGILDRIVHDAYRIDIEPVDPTKDISMREVYGLHK; encoded by the coding sequence ATGTCGAATGAATCTACAATCAATAAGCTCGTCGAGATGCACATGACCCCGATGGCTGATGCCTTCCGAGCTCAGCTCAGGGATCCGAGCATCCGTGAAATCTCTTTTGAGGACCGTTTCGCCCTGATGGTCGATGCTGAATACAACAGCCGCAAGACCAACCGTCTGAAGCGCCTCATTATGGATGCCTCCTTCGATCAGCCTGAAGCTTACATCGGAGATATCAATTACGTCTCCGGCAGAAAACTCGATCGAGATCTGATTGGCAGGCTTGCTGGCTGCGAGTACATAACTGACAATCGGAACATCTTCATCACCGGAGCGACCGGATGCGGCAAGACCTATCTGGCATGCGCTCTCGGAATGGAGGCCTGTAAGCAGTACTACAAAACACTGTATGTCCGCCTTCCGGATCTTTTGATCGAATTGGCGGAGGCTAGGAGAACCGATACATACGAGAAAGCAATCAAGAAGTATTCAAAACCTGCACTTCTGATTATTGATGAATGGCTTCTTCTCCCGCTGACGCAGGAGCAACAGCCGGACATATTCGAGATCCTGAGCAAGAGATACCACAGGAAATCTACGGTCTTCTGTTCGCAATACAAGGAAGAGGGCTGGTATCAGCAACTCGGTGGCAGTGACGCTCCTCTTACCGATGGCATTCTCGACAGGATCGTTCATGATGCCTATCGGATCGACATCGAGCCAGTCGATCCAACCAAAGACATCTCCATGAGGGAAGTCTATGGTCTACACAAGTAA
- a CDS encoding flavodoxin family protein, producing MIQAFCEGLETAGHEYGVYEVCKMNIHGCLACEYCHTKGNGQCVQKDDMQFVYHELQEAEMLVIASPIYYHGLSGQLKCTIDRFYAAAYPNKPEKLKKVAMFLSSGDPDMYDGALFSYKGDFLDYLQLEDMGVFTTHGYDLGVSEEKLEELRRFGASLR from the coding sequence ATGATCCAGGCTTTTTGTGAGGGACTGGAGACGGCAGGGCACGAGTATGGTGTATATGAGGTCTGCAAGATGAATATCCACGGGTGTCTTGCCTGCGAATACTGCCACACAAAGGGAAATGGACAGTGTGTTCAGAAGGATGACATGCAATTTGTCTACCATGAGCTTCAGGAAGCTGAGATGCTCGTGATCGCATCTCCGATCTATTATCATGGCCTTTCCGGGCAGCTGAAATGTACGATTGATCGCTTCTATGCAGCAGCATATCCCAACAAACCGGAGAAGCTGAAGAAGGTGGCCATGTTCTTAAGCTCCGGTGATCCGGACATGTATGACGGGGCGCTGTTCTCATATAAGGGAGATTTTCTGGATTATCTGCAGCTGGAAGATATGGGAGTTTTCACAACTCATGGATATGATCTCGGTGTATCGGAGGAAAAGCTGGAGGAACTTCGCAGGTTTGGGGCGAGTTTGAGATAG
- a CDS encoding ATP-binding protein, whose translation MLNDETRRKLRVLNIGEFIEELEIQQQDPQTLALPFDDRFQLLTDSVYQRKYNEKVRRLIKNAKFRLPKADIHDILYIDKRPLSRGIIADLASCRFVDDCRSIVFQGYPSSGKTFLGCAMAKEACRAQHKTRYIRLPDLLGEYAEKSLLPGGKNKVLNKYAAFKVLVLDEWLMPELSKADVEFLLELTERRFDSTSTIFCTLYKREDWVKRLRGGTYAESIVERFAHNTTWVETGDVNMRQYLSHA comes from the coding sequence ATGCTGAATGATGAGACCAGAAGAAAGCTCCGCGTTCTGAATATCGGCGAATTCATAGAGGAACTCGAAATACAACAGCAGGATCCACAAACGCTTGCCCTTCCTTTTGATGACCGCTTCCAGCTTCTGACAGACAGTGTCTATCAACGGAAATACAATGAGAAGGTGCGCAGGCTGATCAAGAACGCGAAGTTCCGTCTCCCGAAGGCGGATATCCATGACATCCTGTACATCGATAAACGCCCGCTCAGCCGAGGCATTATCGCCGATCTGGCCAGCTGCCGGTTTGTCGATGACTGTCGCAGCATCGTATTCCAGGGATACCCCAGCTCCGGAAAGACCTTCCTCGGCTGCGCAATGGCAAAAGAGGCATGCCGCGCTCAGCACAAGACCAGATATATCCGTCTCCCGGATCTGCTGGGAGAGTACGCTGAGAAGTCGCTGCTTCCCGGCGGAAAGAACAAGGTACTGAACAAGTATGCAGCTTTCAAGGTACTCGTCCTGGATGAATGGCTCATGCCGGAACTTTCCAAAGCAGATGTCGAGTTCCTTCTGGAACTGACAGAACGGCGCTTTGACAGCACGTCCACGATCTTCTGCACGCTTTACAAGCGTGAGGACTGGGTGAAGCGTCTTCGCGGCGGAACTTATGCAGAATCCATCGTTGAGCGCTTCGCGCACAACACCACCTGGGTGGAAACCGGTGATGTGAATATGCGGCAGTATTTATCCCACGCCTGA
- a CDS encoding iron chaperone, whose product MWRCPKCGRSFSREGQGHYCGKIETVDQYIEEQDEKVRPYLNEVRQIIRSTIPDAQEKISWSMPTYWKGRNLIHFAASKKHLGLYPGGEATTVFADKLANYDVSKGTIRLPYTKPLPRDLIAEIAVWCYGQYAR is encoded by the coding sequence ATGTGGAGATGCCCGAAATGTGGACGGAGTTTCAGCCGCGAAGGACAGGGCCATTACTGTGGCAAGATCGAAACAGTAGATCAGTACATTGAAGAACAGGATGAAAAAGTAAGACCATACCTGAATGAAGTCCGCCAGATCATCCGCAGCACGATTCCGGACGCACAGGAGAAGATCTCGTGGAGTATGCCAACATACTGGAAGGGCCGGAACCTCATTCACTTCGCAGCGTCGAAAAAACATCTGGGCCTTTATCCAGGAGGAGAAGCAACCACGGTTTTTGCCGATAAACTGGCGAATTATGATGTGAGCAAGGGAACGATCCGGCTGCCCTATACCAAACCGCTGCCGAGAGATCTGATTGCAGAGATCGCAGTGTGGTGCTATGGGCAGTATGCAAGATGA
- a CDS encoding GNAT family N-acetyltransferase, with product MKMMLREYDSHDAAAVSEIWNQVIADGNAFPQLNQLEDEDADRFFRAQTYTGVAVDTEKDEVVGMYILHPNNEGRCGHICNASYAVRKDIRGEHVGEMLVKDCLNKAHEKGFRILQFNAVVASNIHAIHLYERLGFRRIGMVPAGFRMPDGSYEDIILYYHNV from the coding sequence ATGAAGATGATGCTGAGGGAGTATGACAGCCATGATGCAGCCGCTGTGTCGGAAATATGGAATCAGGTGATAGCGGACGGCAATGCATTTCCCCAGCTGAATCAGCTGGAAGATGAGGATGCGGACCGGTTCTTCAGAGCGCAGACGTATACCGGCGTGGCGGTTGATACAGAGAAGGATGAAGTCGTCGGCATGTACATCCTTCACCCGAATAACGAGGGACGGTGCGGACATATCTGTAATGCCTCTTATGCGGTACGGAAAGATATCAGGGGAGAGCATGTCGGGGAAATGCTCGTGAAGGACTGCCTGAACAAGGCACATGAAAAGGGATTCCGTATTCTTCAGTTTAATGCTGTTGTTGCCAGCAACATACATGCCATTCACTTATATGAGAGGCTCGGATTCAGGAGAATCGGAATGGTTCCGGCAGGATTCCGTATGCCGGACGGATCCTACGAGGATATCATTCTTTATTACCACAATGTGTGA
- a CDS encoding DUF1015 domain-containing protein, translating to MAAFDHLGFYPADILLPKEADMTKWACVACDQFTSQPEYWQKAAAVAGDAPSALNLILPEAHLGDPDVESQIGKINEKMDAYLQNGVFREYPDSLFYIERTQSDGKIRHGLVGMVDLEDYDYTPGSGALIRATEGTILSRIPPRVKVREHAPIELPHIMILIDDPDRTVIEPFAGGEGMEPVYDFDLMLGGGHLKGWRLNEAQMGQTAGALRRLGTEEEMERKYGLKGVKPLLFAVGDGNHSLATAKTCYENLKKVTPKEQWASLPARYALVEIVNNHDDALVFAPIHRVLFGVEPGQVLEAFRAFYPESFEGEGDGQRIRYVFDGGEGVLTVPHPERQLAVGTLQAFIDSYLKDHDGTVDYIHGDDTVKTLGRKPGNIGFLVPAMNKNQLFPTIIRDGVLPRKTFSMGQAEDKRYYVEARRIR from the coding sequence ATGGCAGCGTTTGATCATCTTGGATTTTATCCCGCCGATATTCTTCTTCCGAAGGAGGCGGATATGACGAAGTGGGCCTGCGTGGCCTGCGACCAGTTCACTTCACAGCCGGAGTACTGGCAGAAAGCGGCCGCTGTTGCGGGGGACGCGCCTTCGGCGCTGAATCTGATCCTCCCGGAAGCACATCTCGGGGATCCGGATGTGGAGAGCCAGATCGGAAAGATCAACGAGAAGATGGACGCTTATCTTCAGAACGGCGTCTTCCGTGAATATCCGGATTCTCTGTTCTACATTGAGCGCACGCAGTCGGACGGAAAGATCCGGCACGGTCTTGTCGGAATGGTGGATCTCGAGGACTACGACTATACGCCGGGGAGCGGCGCGCTGATCCGTGCGACGGAAGGGACGATTCTCAGCCGGATTCCTCCGAGAGTGAAGGTGCGGGAGCATGCGCCGATTGAGCTTCCCCATATCATGATTCTGATTGATGATCCGGACAGGACGGTGATCGAGCCGTTTGCCGGCGGCGAAGGGATGGAACCGGTGTACGATTTCGACCTGATGCTGGGGGGCGGCCATCTGAAGGGCTGGCGGCTGAATGAAGCCCAGATGGGGCAGACAGCCGGCGCGCTCCGCCGTCTCGGGACGGAAGAGGAGATGGAGCGGAAGTACGGCCTGAAGGGCGTCAAGCCGCTGCTGTTCGCGGTGGGCGACGGAAATCATTCGCTGGCGACCGCCAAGACCTGCTATGAGAATCTGAAGAAGGTGACGCCAAAGGAACAGTGGGCGTCTCTTCCGGCCCGGTACGCGCTGGTTGAAATTGTCAACAACCACGACGACGCGCTGGTTTTCGCGCCGATTCACAGGGTCCTCTTCGGTGTGGAGCCCGGACAGGTGCTGGAGGCGTTCCGCGCGTTTTATCCCGAGAGCTTCGAGGGAGAGGGCGACGGTCAGAGAATCCGGTATGTCTTTGACGGCGGCGAGGGCGTTCTGACGGTGCCGCATCCGGAAAGGCAGCTTGCCGTCGGTACGCTTCAGGCTTTCATCGATTCGTATCTGAAGGATCACGACGGGACCGTGGATTACATTCATGGAGATGACACGGTGAAGACACTCGGAAGAAAACCGGGAAACATCGGCTTTCTGGTTCCGGCCATGAACAAGAACCAGCTGTTCCCGACCATCATCCGTGACGGTGTTCTTCCGCGGAAGACGTTTTCGATGGGTCAGGCGGAGGACAAGCGGTACTATGTCGAGGCCAGACGGATCCGGTGA